The following proteins are co-located in the Dietzia timorensis genome:
- the pstC gene encoding phosphate ABC transporter permease subunit PstC produces MTVHDDVDSGSKSLTKDSDSAGKGGAKSAPKSPLSSGKNDSRKQDSTFRWGTQIAAAIVVVLVAMIAVVLAVQGWQALSMNNANFLLSGEWNTNGHRTDPESFRFGIFDMFVVTVMSSIVALLLAVPVAVGIAVFLVQYAPPSISRALSTVIDLLAAVPSIIYGLWGVLVLAPFLTPLAEFLNRNLGWIFLFGDGNIMLIGNTVFTASIVLAVMILPIITSMSRETIRQTPGLQQEAAMALGATRWEKIRMTCFPYAKSGIIAGSMLALGRALGETIAVLMILGATPAATQEIQRLTNYSLFDGGSTFASKIAAGAAEFNDPISTGAYIAAGLVLFILTFVVNGIARAFAGGKVNG; encoded by the coding sequence ATGACTGTTCACGACGATGTAGACAGTGGCTCGAAATCCCTGACCAAAGACTCGGATTCGGCAGGCAAAGGCGGCGCCAAAAGCGCCCCGAAGTCGCCACTGAGCTCTGGGAAGAACGATTCCCGCAAACAGGACTCGACGTTCCGCTGGGGCACCCAGATCGCCGCCGCGATCGTGGTCGTCCTCGTGGCGATGATCGCCGTGGTGCTCGCCGTACAGGGCTGGCAGGCGTTGAGCATGAACAACGCCAACTTCCTTCTCAGCGGTGAGTGGAACACCAACGGTCACCGTACCGACCCCGAATCCTTCCGATTCGGCATCTTCGACATGTTCGTCGTCACGGTGATGAGCTCGATCGTCGCACTACTCCTCGCGGTTCCCGTCGCCGTCGGTATCGCGGTGTTCCTCGTGCAGTACGCCCCGCCGAGCATCTCGCGTGCCCTGTCGACCGTGATCGACCTGCTCGCCGCCGTTCCCTCGATCATCTACGGCTTGTGGGGCGTGCTCGTTCTCGCGCCGTTCCTCACTCCGCTCGCCGAGTTCCTCAACCGCAACCTCGGTTGGATCTTCCTCTTCGGCGACGGCAACATCATGCTGATCGGCAACACCGTGTTCACCGCGTCAATCGTTCTCGCCGTGATGATTCTTCCGATCATCACCTCGATGTCGCGCGAAACGATCCGCCAGACCCCCGGCCTGCAGCAGGAAGCGGCGATGGCGCTCGGCGCGACCCGCTGGGAAAAGATCCGGATGACGTGCTTCCCGTACGCCAAGTCCGGAATCATCGCCGGTTCGATGCTCGCGCTCGGCCGCGCGCTCGGTGAGACCATCGCCGTCCTCATGATTCTCGGTGCGACCCCCGCGGCCACCCAGGAAATCCAGCGCCTGACCAACTACTCGCTGTTCGATGGTGGCTCGACCTTCGCTTCGAAGATCGCCGCCGGCGCTGCGGAGTTCAACGACCCGATCTCGACGGGCGCGTACATCGCCGCCGGCCTGGTCTTGTTCATCCTCACGTTCGTCGTCAACGGCATCGCTCGCGCGTTCGCCGGCGGAAAGGTCAACGGATAA
- the pstA gene encoding phosphate ABC transporter permease PstA, with protein sequence MSTTTTDKLSQPAKPENVFIPTAGGRKVKNNVATVLFTLSFFVALVPLVALLYKVIVDGFPVILDLAWWTEDLRGVGNNELAGGVLHAIYGSVVQVLMASVIAIPLGVLAGIMLVEFSESKLAKPTTFMVDVLAGVPSIVAAIFIFGVWMTTFGMRKSGFAVALALVLLMLPLVIRSTEEMLKLVPDELREASLALGVPRWKTIVFIVIPTALSGMISGIFLAVARVMGETAPVLVLVGYSSRANYDAFDGNMASLPLLIYNERSNATDTGVARQWGAALTLIILIAIANILATAAAKALQPKTSSK encoded by the coding sequence ATGTCGACTACCACTACCGATAAACTTTCTCAGCCGGCCAAGCCGGAGAACGTCTTCATTCCGACCGCAGGTGGCCGCAAGGTCAAGAACAATGTGGCGACAGTTCTGTTCACCCTGAGCTTCTTCGTCGCCCTCGTTCCGCTCGTCGCGCTCCTGTACAAGGTGATCGTCGACGGTTTCCCGGTCATTCTCGACCTCGCGTGGTGGACCGAAGACCTTCGCGGCGTCGGTAACAACGAGTTGGCAGGTGGCGTGCTCCACGCCATCTACGGTTCCGTCGTGCAGGTGCTGATGGCCTCCGTCATCGCCATCCCGCTCGGTGTCCTCGCAGGCATCATGCTCGTCGAGTTCTCCGAATCGAAGCTTGCCAAGCCGACCACCTTCATGGTCGACGTCCTCGCCGGCGTCCCCTCGATCGTCGCGGCGATCTTCATCTTCGGCGTGTGGATGACGACGTTCGGCATGCGCAAGAGCGGCTTCGCCGTCGCGCTGGCTCTCGTTCTGCTCATGCTTCCGCTCGTCATCCGCTCCACGGAGGAAATGCTCAAGCTGGTCCCGGACGAGTTGCGTGAGGCCTCGTTGGCACTCGGTGTTCCGCGATGGAAGACGATCGTGTTCATTGTTATCCCGACCGCGCTGTCGGGCATGATCTCCGGCATCTTCCTCGCGGTCGCCCGCGTCATGGGCGAGACCGCCCCGGTGCTCGTGCTCGTCGGCTACTCCTCGCGGGCTAACTACGATGCCTTCGACGGCAACATGGCTTCGCTGCCGCTGCTCATCTACAACGAGCGCTCGAACGCCACCGACACCGGCGTTGCACGCCAGTGGGGCGCGGCCCTTACGCTCATCATCCTCATCGCCATCGCCAATATTTTGGCCACAGCGGCCGCGAAGGCCCTGCAGCCCAAGACCTCTTCGAAGTAA
- the pstB gene encoding phosphate ABC transporter ATP-binding protein PstB, with translation MAMRLDLEKLNIFYGDFHAVQDVNLSVAPRSVTAFIGPSGCGKSTVLRTINRMHEEIPGAYTKGKILLDGVDINGKDVDPVAVRRTIGMVFQRPNPFPTMSIRENVVAGLRLQGVRSKSKLDEVCEKSLRGANLWDEVKDRLDKPGGGLSGGQQQRLCISRAIAVEPAVLLMDEPCSALDPISTLAVEDLISELKTDYTIVIVTHNMQQAARVSDQTAFFNLEATGKPGHLVEINPTEKIFSNPDLKETEDYIAGRFG, from the coding sequence ATGGCAATGCGTCTCGATCTCGAGAAACTCAATATCTTCTACGGCGACTTCCACGCCGTGCAGGACGTTAACCTCTCGGTTGCGCCGCGCTCGGTGACCGCCTTCATCGGTCCGTCGGGCTGTGGCAAGTCCACCGTTCTGCGCACCATCAACCGTATGCACGAGGAAATCCCGGGTGCCTATACCAAGGGCAAGATTCTCCTCGACGGCGTCGACATCAATGGCAAGGACGTGGACCCCGTAGCCGTGCGCCGCACCATCGGCATGGTGTTCCAGCGGCCGAACCCGTTCCCGACGATGTCCATCCGCGAGAACGTCGTGGCCGGTCTCCGACTGCAGGGCGTGCGCAGCAAGTCCAAGCTAGACGAGGTCTGCGAGAAGTCGCTGCGCGGCGCCAACCTCTGGGACGAGGTCAAGGACCGCCTCGACAAGCCGGGCGGCGGCCTGTCCGGTGGTCAGCAGCAGCGTCTGTGCATCTCCCGCGCGATCGCCGTGGAGCCCGCCGTGCTGCTCATGGACGAGCCGTGTTCGGCGCTCGACCCGATCTCGACGCTCGCCGTCGAGGACCTCATCAGCGAGCTGAAGACGGACTACACGATCGTCATCGTCACGCACAACATGCAGCAGGCCGCGCGTGTGTCCGACCAGACCGCTTTCTTCAACCTCGAGGCCACGGGTAAGCCCGGTCATCTCGTCGAGATCAACCCGACCGAGAAGATCTTCTCGAACCCGGATCTCAAGGAGACCGAGGACTACATCGCCGGCCGATTCGGCTAA
- the phoU gene encoding phosphate signaling complex protein PhoU yields MREGFTTQLTELAASMANMCSVATDLMEEATYSLLQADLAAAEKVMSSEQVLSSQSRATEESAYSLLALQAPVASDLRQVVSSIQAIQDINRMGALALHVAKISRRRHPEKAIPEPLSGYFAEMGRVAVNLGRAATEVMMTRDLTQAASLSEQDDAIDDLRRHLFTLLTVREWDHGVAAAVDVTLLGRYFERFSDHAVEVAERVIFLTTGQLPNSSVNQEVSPNDDAPKEEIVAEFERRQKELEERLRDSGTI; encoded by the coding sequence ATGCGCGAAGGATTTACTACACAGCTGACCGAACTGGCGGCCTCGATGGCCAACATGTGCTCGGTCGCCACGGACCTTATGGAAGAGGCCACCTACAGCCTCCTGCAGGCAGATCTCGCCGCCGCCGAGAAGGTGATGTCCAGCGAGCAGGTCCTGTCTTCACAGTCCCGGGCAACCGAGGAGAGCGCCTATTCGCTGCTCGCTCTCCAGGCCCCGGTGGCTTCGGATCTTCGTCAGGTCGTGTCGTCGATCCAGGCGATTCAGGACATCAACCGCATGGGCGCACTCGCTTTGCACGTCGCGAAGATCTCGCGCCGCCGCCACCCGGAGAAAGCCATCCCGGAGCCGCTGTCCGGCTACTTCGCCGAGATGGGCCGCGTCGCCGTCAATCTCGGTCGCGCCGCGACCGAGGTGATGATGACCCGCGACCTCACCCAGGCGGCGAGCTTGTCGGAGCAGGACGATGCGATCGACGATCTGCGCCGCCACCTGTTCACTCTCCTCACCGTGCGCGAGTGGGACCACGGCGTCGCCGCGGCCGTCGACGTCACGCTGCTCGGCCGCTACTTCGAGCGTTTCTCCGACCACGCGGTCGAGGTAGCCGAGCGGGTCATCTTCCTCACGACCGGCCAGCTTCCCAACTCGTCGGTCAACCAGGAGGTCTCCCCCAACGACGACGCTCCGAAGGAAGAAATCGTCGCCGAGTTCGAGCGTCGCCAGAAGGAGCTCGAGGAGCGCCTGCGCGACAGCGGCACCATTTAG
- the dusB gene encoding tRNA dihydrouridine synthase DusB, producing the protein MTATDVKDPAPAVTTIDGGAPGRSSALRIGPFDLASPVVLAPMAGVTNVAFRTLCRELERASQGSVAGLYVCEMITARALVERHDTAMHLATFAPDESPRSMQLYTVDPEYTYRAAKMIVDEDMADHIDINFGCPVPKVTRKGGGSAIPFKRKLFRSIVAAAVRATDGTDIPVTVKMRVGIDDEHHTHLDAGRIAVEEGAAAVALHGRTASQRYSGEADWTQIARLVEHIRALGSDVPVLGNGDIFSADDAVRMVDETGCDGVVIGRGCLGRPWLFAELSAKLAGRPAPAPPNLGEVADIMYRHGELLAAFHGEDKGMREIRKHIAWYLRGFPAGSEMRVDLAKVSALSDLRALLDRLPADEPFPADGYGPRGRQGSPGKVLLPEGWLDDPEDDSVALPGAEVENSGG; encoded by the coding sequence ATGACCGCGACTGACGTGAAGGATCCCGCCCCCGCCGTCACCACGATCGATGGTGGCGCGCCGGGGCGGTCCTCCGCTCTGCGTATCGGCCCCTTCGATCTCGCGTCCCCTGTGGTGCTCGCCCCCATGGCCGGGGTCACCAACGTCGCGTTTCGCACGCTGTGCCGCGAGCTCGAGCGCGCCTCGCAGGGTTCGGTCGCCGGGTTGTACGTGTGTGAGATGATCACCGCCCGTGCGCTCGTGGAGCGCCATGACACGGCGATGCACCTCGCGACCTTCGCTCCCGACGAGTCCCCTCGGTCGATGCAGCTCTACACCGTCGACCCCGAATACACTTATCGCGCGGCGAAGATGATCGTCGACGAGGATATGGCCGACCACATCGATATCAACTTCGGCTGCCCGGTGCCGAAGGTGACTCGAAAGGGTGGCGGTTCGGCGATCCCGTTCAAGCGGAAGCTGTTCCGCTCGATCGTCGCGGCCGCCGTCCGCGCCACCGACGGCACCGATATCCCGGTGACGGTGAAGATGCGCGTCGGAATCGACGACGAGCACCACACGCACCTCGACGCGGGCCGGATCGCGGTAGAAGAGGGCGCGGCCGCCGTCGCGCTGCACGGCCGCACGGCGTCACAGCGCTATTCCGGGGAGGCCGACTGGACGCAGATCGCGCGCCTGGTCGAGCACATCAGGGCGCTCGGCTCGGACGTTCCCGTACTCGGCAACGGAGACATTTTCTCCGCTGACGACGCGGTGCGGATGGTCGACGAGACCGGCTGCGATGGCGTCGTGATCGGACGTGGTTGCCTTGGTCGGCCGTGGCTCTTCGCCGAGCTTTCGGCGAAGCTCGCGGGCCGCCCCGCCCCGGCACCGCCGAACCTCGGCGAGGTCGCCGACATCATGTACCGCCACGGCGAGCTGCTGGCCGCGTTCCATGGCGAAGACAAGGGAATGCGCGAGATCCGCAAGCACATCGCCTGGTACCTGCGCGGCTTTCCTGCGGGTTCGGAAATGCGAGTGGACCTTGCGAAGGTGTCGGCGCTATCGGACCTGCGGGCGCTGCTCGACCGGCTCCCCGCCGACGAACCGTTCCCCGCCGACGGTTACGGGCCGCGTGGACGCCAGGGATCCCCCGGCAAGGTGCTCCTCCCCGAGGGCTGGCTCGACGATCCCGAGGACGATTCCGTGGCGCTCCCGGGCGCCGAGGTCGAGAACTCGGGCGGCTAG
- a CDS encoding AMP-binding protein codes for MADFNPGHQMSHPTFGDMLLARLGDHRPGLLFERKRWTWDEFVRECAVRAALLGRYAREAGTRIGAREHPRHQTLHVGVLADNVPEYLFLLGGAALSGVTIIGVNPTRRGAELAADIRGVDCDVLLVSATGLELLSDLDPARDLGLARAPIEIGSAAYRRALESHASAATDPEGEFTEAGRDEGTYLSLMFTSGSTGAPKAVICSTGRMAMLGQVNFRGLVPDDVAYSAMPLFHGNAIMGVFAPCVSVGCAFSMRERFSARHFLGDVRSFGATFANYVGRSLAYILAVPDSELERDTRLRIVFGTEASAHDRAEFERRFGVAPSEAYGSSEGGAVIQRTPDTPPDALGRSGDHMDIAILGPGGEECPPARFDSDGAITNPGEAIGDIVNRTGARLFEGYYKNPEASAERVSGDAYRTGDLGYTDAEGFLYFAGRAGDRLRVNSENFSAAPVERILSRFPGAVVVAVYPVPDPRTGDAVMAALQMLPGHEFDADAFAEFLGAQPDLGRLWRPRFIRLVEAMPTTATRKIAKPVLRRESWLVDDPVFVHDGGRCVRMDADAARALRDDYARHNRSPAGY; via the coding sequence ATGGCGGACTTCAATCCCGGGCACCAGATGAGCCATCCGACGTTCGGTGACATGCTTCTCGCCCGGCTCGGCGACCATCGGCCCGGGTTGCTTTTCGAGCGGAAACGCTGGACGTGGGACGAGTTCGTCCGCGAATGCGCCGTCCGCGCCGCGCTGCTCGGGCGCTACGCGCGTGAGGCGGGCACGAGAATCGGTGCGCGCGAGCACCCACGGCACCAAACCCTGCACGTCGGTGTGCTCGCCGACAACGTCCCCGAGTACCTCTTCCTCCTCGGAGGAGCGGCATTGTCCGGCGTCACGATAATCGGGGTGAACCCGACGCGTAGGGGAGCGGAGCTGGCGGCGGATATCCGCGGCGTGGACTGCGATGTACTCCTCGTTTCGGCGACGGGGCTCGAGCTTCTTTCTGACCTGGACCCGGCCCGTGACCTGGGCCTTGCGAGGGCGCCGATCGAGATCGGCTCCGCTGCCTACCGGCGAGCGCTCGAGTCTCACGCGAGCGCGGCCACGGACCCCGAAGGCGAGTTCACCGAAGCCGGACGCGACGAGGGCACGTACCTGTCTCTGATGTTCACCTCGGGGTCCACGGGCGCGCCGAAGGCGGTCATTTGCAGCACCGGCCGCATGGCGATGCTCGGCCAGGTCAACTTCCGCGGGCTCGTGCCGGACGATGTGGCGTACTCGGCGATGCCGCTGTTCCACGGCAACGCGATCATGGGTGTGTTCGCGCCGTGCGTGTCGGTCGGGTGCGCGTTCTCGATGCGAGAACGATTCTCCGCCCGCCACTTCCTCGGCGACGTACGGTCCTTCGGCGCGACCTTCGCGAACTACGTAGGCCGTTCTCTCGCCTACATCCTCGCCGTCCCGGACTCGGAGCTCGAGCGCGATACGCGTTTGCGCATCGTCTTCGGTACCGAGGCCTCCGCCCATGATCGCGCCGAGTTCGAGCGGCGATTCGGCGTCGCCCCGTCGGAGGCATACGGCTCCTCCGAGGGCGGCGCCGTCATCCAGCGCACTCCGGACACCCCGCCAGATGCGCTGGGCCGCTCCGGGGATCACATGGACATCGCGATCCTCGGCCCAGGAGGTGAGGAGTGCCCTCCCGCGCGATTCGACTCCGACGGCGCGATCACGAATCCGGGCGAAGCCATAGGGGATATCGTCAATCGCACCGGCGCGCGATTGTTCGAGGGCTACTACAAGAATCCTGAGGCGAGCGCCGAGCGCGTCTCGGGCGATGCGTATCGCACCGGCGATCTCGGCTACACCGACGCCGAGGGATTCCTCTACTTCGCGGGGCGCGCGGGGGACAGGCTGCGCGTGAACTCGGAGAACTTCTCCGCCGCGCCCGTCGAGCGCATCCTCTCCCGGTTCCCCGGAGCCGTCGTCGTAGCGGTGTATCCGGTGCCGGATCCACGCACCGGCGACGCCGTGATGGCCGCCCTCCAGATGCTGCCCGGCCACGAGTTCGATGCGGACGCCTTCGCCGAGTTCCTCGGCGCGCAACCCGACCTCGGCCGATTGTGGCGCCCGCGATTCATCCGACTGGTCGAGGCCATGCCGACGACGGCGACGCGAAAGATCGCCAAACCGGTGTTGCGCCGCGAGTCCTGGCTCGTCGACGATCCGGTCTTCGTGCATGACGGCGGGCGATGCGTTCGCATGGACGCCGACGCCGCCCGCGCGCTTCGCGACGACTACGCGCGCCACAATCGCTCGCCGGCGGGGTACTAG
- a CDS encoding NADH:flavin oxidoreductase, whose translation MNDASSVHNRPDVFSPATIGPARLRNRIIKSATFEGRTPRGRITDELIEFHTEYARGGVGMTTVAYLATSPEGRTDRHCFHWGLPDDGGLRALTDAVHREGAAVSAQIGHAGAVANSRSTGRTALSPSRFVAPQAVAPTKACTTDDIARITSDHARAARGALETGFDAIEVHFGHNYLVSEFLSPRLNRRRDGYGGTLANRARFAREIGRAIRDEVGDRIGIIVKLNMDDGVRGGFWLDEAVQVARWIEEDGSADALEMTVGSSLLNPIYLFKGEAPVDEFARSQPPAIRAGMKLVGRRMFKEYPYTDAYMYDAARQIREAVSLPMILLGGIVDRASMDLAMAGGFEFVAMGRGLLREPDLPRRLRADPAGRSLCVHCNRCMATIYSGSRCVLREGGPPTTCR comes from the coding sequence ATGAATGACGCGTCTTCCGTCCACAATCGGCCCGACGTCTTCTCGCCCGCGACGATCGGCCCGGCGCGGTTGCGCAACCGGATCATCAAATCCGCGACATTCGAGGGTCGCACCCCACGCGGGCGCATCACGGACGAGCTCATCGAGTTCCACACCGAATACGCCCGCGGCGGCGTCGGCATGACCACCGTCGCCTACCTCGCCACCTCTCCCGAGGGCCGCACCGATCGACATTGTTTCCACTGGGGGTTGCCCGATGACGGCGGCCTGCGCGCTCTCACCGACGCCGTCCACCGCGAGGGTGCGGCGGTCAGCGCGCAGATCGGGCACGCGGGCGCGGTGGCGAATTCACGTTCCACGGGACGTACCGCCCTGTCGCCGTCCCGGTTCGTCGCCCCGCAGGCGGTCGCGCCCACCAAGGCGTGCACCACGGACGACATCGCGCGGATCACCTCCGACCACGCACGAGCAGCGCGGGGCGCGTTGGAAACCGGATTCGATGCGATCGAGGTCCATTTCGGACACAACTACCTCGTCTCCGAATTCCTCTCGCCTCGCCTCAATCGCCGGCGCGACGGATACGGCGGAACGCTGGCCAATCGCGCCCGATTCGCGCGGGAGATCGGACGCGCCATCCGCGACGAGGTCGGCGACCGAATAGGGATCATCGTCAAGCTCAATATGGACGACGGTGTCCGGGGCGGCTTCTGGCTCGATGAGGCCGTGCAGGTCGCACGCTGGATCGAAGAGGACGGCAGCGCCGACGCCCTGGAAATGACGGTCGGCAGCTCGCTCCTCAACCCCATCTACCTGTTCAAGGGCGAAGCACCGGTGGACGAATTCGCAAGGAGCCAGCCGCCCGCGATCCGCGCCGGGATGAAGCTGGTCGGGCGGCGGATGTTCAAGGAGTATCCGTACACGGACGCATACATGTATGACGCCGCGCGTCAGATCCGCGAGGCCGTCTCGCTCCCGATGATCCTCCTCGGAGGCATCGTCGATCGTGCCTCCATGGACCTCGCGATGGCCGGCGGATTCGAGTTCGTCGCCATGGGGCGAGGCCTGCTGCGAGAGCCGGACCTGCCGCGACGATTGCGCGCCGACCCCGCCGGACGCTCACTGTGCGTGCACTGCAACCGCTGCATGGCGACGATCTATTCGGGTTCGCGCTGCGTACTCCGCGAGGGAGGACCGCCCACGACGTGCCGCTAG
- a CDS encoding GOLPH3/VPS74 family protein, with amino-acid sequence MMIADEIFLLYTADSGGVFAQYRQFAVTGATVADLILAQRVELDGRKDPRISLLDSRPVGHPAHDAVLEYLHERIADKGKQVKLSQLLGVRSLKLEERTGRALHDAGILGLVGARFGGLVRPKYPVSNPLPEQQLRARLAHVLRGGEPTPADAVQLSILKGTSTVHRILRDEVRGMSRKEVKGAIESLETRGDIGPAIKRAIDMLVTAVMTPVMIGVVTSSG; translated from the coding sequence ATGATGATCGCCGACGAAATCTTTCTGTTGTACACCGCCGACTCCGGCGGCGTGTTCGCGCAGTACCGCCAGTTCGCGGTGACCGGCGCTACCGTCGCCGACCTGATCCTCGCGCAACGCGTGGAACTCGACGGGCGCAAGGACCCGCGTATCTCGTTGCTCGACTCGCGCCCGGTCGGTCACCCGGCTCACGACGCGGTGCTCGAATATCTCCACGAGCGAATCGCCGACAAGGGGAAGCAGGTCAAGCTGTCGCAGCTGTTGGGCGTGCGTTCGCTGAAGCTCGAGGAGCGCACAGGCCGTGCGTTGCACGACGCCGGGATCCTCGGCCTCGTGGGTGCGAGGTTCGGTGGCCTCGTGAGGCCTAAGTACCCGGTGTCGAACCCGTTGCCCGAACAGCAGCTGCGGGCGCGACTCGCGCACGTGTTGCGTGGCGGAGAGCCGACTCCGGCCGATGCCGTGCAGCTTTCCATCCTCAAGGGGACATCGACCGTCCACCGGATTCTGCGCGACGAGGTGCGCGGGATGTCGCGGAAGGAAGTGAAGGGTGCCATCGAGTCGCTGGAAACCCGCGGCGACATCGGGCCGGCGATCAAGCGGGCGATCGACATGCTGGTGACCGCGGTGATGACTCCCGTGATGATCGGCGTCGTGACCTCGTCGGGGTAG